A portion of the Mesobacillus jeotgali genome contains these proteins:
- the ahpF gene encoding alkyl hydroperoxide reductase subunit F: MLLDAEIKAQLAQYLQMMEGDVLLKVSAGSDDVSRDMLTLVDELATMSSRIKVEHAELERTPSFSVNRIGEDTGVTFAGIPLGHEFTSLVLALLQVSGRAPKVDQKVIDQVKAIKEEYRFETYVSLSCHNCPDVVQALNLMSILNPGISHVMIDGAAFKDEVESKQVMAVPTVFLNGEPFGSGRMSLEEILAKMGSGPDTSELNDKEPYDVLVVGGGPAGSSAAIYAARKGIRTGIVAERFGGQVMDTLGIENFISVKHTEGPKLVASLEEHVKEYGVDIMNLQRAKRLEKKDLIELELENGAVLKSKTVIISTGARWRNVNVPGEAEFKNKGVAYCPHCDGPLFEGKDVAVIGGGNSGIEAAIDLAGIVKHVTVIEFNPELKADAVLQDRLHSLPNVTVVTNAQTSEITGTDKVNGITYIDRASGEEHHVELQGVFVQIGLVPNTEWLSDTLERTRFGEIVVDKHGATDLPGVFAAGDCTDSAYKQIIISMGSGATAALGAFDYLIRN; the protein is encoded by the coding sequence ATGTTATTAGATGCAGAAATAAAAGCACAATTAGCCCAATATCTTCAGATGATGGAGGGCGATGTGCTGCTTAAAGTTAGCGCAGGATCGGATGATGTATCACGTGACATGCTGACTTTAGTAGATGAATTGGCGACAATGTCATCCCGAATTAAAGTGGAGCATGCAGAATTAGAAAGAACACCTAGTTTCAGTGTCAACCGTATCGGCGAAGACACTGGGGTGACTTTCGCAGGTATCCCTTTAGGACATGAATTCACTTCATTAGTTCTTGCTCTGCTGCAGGTTAGCGGAAGAGCTCCTAAAGTTGACCAGAAAGTCATTGACCAGGTAAAAGCCATCAAAGAAGAATATCGTTTTGAAACTTATGTCAGCCTTAGCTGCCATAACTGTCCTGATGTGGTCCAAGCCCTTAACCTGATGAGCATTTTGAATCCTGGCATTTCACATGTCATGATTGATGGTGCCGCTTTTAAAGATGAAGTTGAAAGCAAGCAGGTCATGGCAGTACCGACAGTATTCCTTAATGGCGAGCCATTCGGAAGCGGACGTATGTCCCTTGAAGAGATCCTTGCGAAGATGGGTTCAGGCCCTGATACATCTGAGCTGAATGACAAGGAGCCTTATGATGTCCTTGTTGTCGGAGGCGGCCCAGCTGGTTCAAGTGCAGCCATCTATGCAGCGCGTAAAGGAATCCGTACAGGCATCGTTGCCGAACGCTTTGGCGGACAAGTTATGGATACATTAGGCATTGAAAACTTCATCAGTGTGAAGCATACAGAAGGACCAAAGCTTGTTGCAAGCCTTGAAGAGCATGTTAAAGAATATGGTGTCGATATCATGAACTTGCAGCGTGCCAAGCGTTTGGAAAAGAAAGACCTTATTGAACTTGAGCTTGAGAATGGCGCAGTCCTTAAGAGTAAAACTGTCATCATTTCAACTGGAGCCCGCTGGCGGAATGTCAACGTACCAGGAGAAGCCGAGTTCAAGAACAAAGGGGTTGCCTACTGCCCTCACTGTGATGGACCGTTGTTCGAAGGAAAAGACGTTGCGGTTATCGGCGGAGGAAACTCTGGTATTGAAGCAGCAATTGACCTTGCCGGAATCGTAAAACATGTGACAGTGATTGAGTTCAACCCTGAACTCAAAGCTGATGCAGTTCTGCAAGACCGCCTTCACAGCCTTCCGAATGTCACTGTAGTGACAAACGCACAGACAAGTGAAATTACCGGTACCGACAAAGTGAATGGTATAACGTACATTGACCGTGCATCAGGTGAAGAACATCATGTTGAATTACAAGGTGTATTCGTCCAGATCGGCCTAGTACCGAACACAGAATGGCTTAGTGACACGCTTGAGCGTACTCGCTTCGGTGAGATTGTCGTAGACAAGCACGGTGCCACAGACCTTCCTGGCGTATTCGCTGCTGGCGACTGCACGGACAGTGCATACAAACAGATCATCATTTCAATGGGATCAGGTGCAACCGCAGCATTGGGTGCATTTGATTACTTGATTCGTAACTAA
- a CDS encoding DUF3298 and DUF4163 domain-containing protein, translated as MAISFPISIQTVKVSGGPKRTVYFPRVINMANHEVERIINHSIVSQAQQLINQQIGNMPSSVEEMLGYYEIKNNQRDVLSLSQLNYTYHYHAAHGMTYIKSLTFDLQSGKVSELKDLFKPGSDYVKRLSDIIGKQIKNRNIQLLGDFKGIRENQDFYIADKSLVVYFQLYEITPYVFGFPMFLISVYELEDIIDEKGLLGKMAGA; from the coding sequence ATGGCGATTTCTTTCCCGATAAGCATTCAAACGGTGAAAGTCAGCGGAGGCCCTAAAAGGACAGTCTACTTTCCAAGAGTCATAAATATGGCCAATCACGAGGTTGAAAGGATAATAAATCACAGCATCGTTTCCCAGGCACAGCAGCTTATTAACCAACAAATTGGAAATATGCCCTCGTCGGTTGAAGAAATGCTTGGTTACTATGAAATTAAAAATAACCAGAGGGATGTCCTCAGTTTGTCTCAGCTAAATTATACTTATCACTATCACGCAGCGCATGGAATGACCTATATAAAATCGCTCACGTTTGATCTGCAAAGCGGGAAGGTTAGTGAGCTGAAGGATTTATTTAAGCCGGGGAGCGACTATGTTAAAAGGCTTTCAGACATTATTGGAAAACAAATAAAAAATCGTAATATCCAGCTTCTTGGAGACTTCAAGGGAATTCGCGAAAATCAGGACTTTTACATTGCCGATAAAAGTCTTGTTGTGTACTTCCAATTATATGAAATCACTCCATACGTTTTTGGGTTTCCAATGTTTCTGATTTCTGTCTATGAGCTGGAGGATATTATTGATGAGAAGGGGCTTCTGGGGAAAATGGCAGGCGCATAA
- a CDS encoding efflux RND transporter permease subunit: MKNLVNFVLGNKLAVWLLTIIITVSGIYSGTRMNMETIPNISIPYLMVMDVYPGATPEKVMEDVSIPIEKAVEGLEDVKYVYSNSYSNMSSIQVEYEYGIDMDEAKRALQSALDTVQLPEGAQEPTITAISMNMMPIAALSVSSTKEDIVELTSTVEEILLPKIEKIDGVASVTITGQHIEEVNLEYNEAKMKQFGLTEDKVKEMIQASNLDVSLGLFEFEESEQAVAVDGKFTTTEQLKNMLIPVTPSEANPSPFVKLSDIAEIELVGKVQSISRTNGDDAIAIQIVKEQQANTVDVVNEVKDLIKEEQDKIDGLSIDVSLDQGKPIEESVTTMIEKALFGGLIAVLVILLFLRDYKSTIISIVSIPVSIFMALLLLNWMEITLNIMTLGAITVAIGRVIDDSIVVVENIYRRLHLKEEKLTGRALVREATIEMFKPILSSTLVTVAVFAPLIFVGGMVGELFAPFALTMTFALGASLIVAITIVPALSHFLFKKKLYGEKTESSHKEAGKLANWYKGVLNKSLNHKIITSLIAVVLLAGSLALTPIIGFSFMGSEEEKVMYLTYTPGPGELKEDTLANVEKVEEKMLKRGDIDIVQISVTEEADQMSAMMGTGSGGALMYLIFDPEMENFSEVREEIEEYVINIGQSGEWKSQNFGGMSMPENEISYTFYSEDLDKLTKAVNLAEKEMKDIKGLEDVSSSAEEAYVEYTFKVDQDELLQYGLTAGQIVMMLNPNKAKDVLTTVEKDGESLDVIVQQEQAKQPESIDDILDTEVPTARGTTMPLSELVTVEKGTTMNTLARSKGQYYASVSGTVVDDDISKASAETQKAIDKLDMPKGVEVGVAGVQADMTETFTQLGAAMLAAIAIVYFILVVTFREGVAPFAILFSLPFAVIGSFVGLLMADETISVSVMMGLLMLIGIVVTNAIVLVDRIIHMEREGLTMREAVLEAGATRLRPILMTAIATVGALIPLAMGTGGGGLISKGLAITVIGGLTSSTLLTLIVVPIVYEVLSKIFKKNRREIRED; this comes from the coding sequence GTGAAAAATCTGGTCAATTTTGTGCTTGGAAATAAACTTGCCGTTTGGCTGCTTACAATTATCATCACGGTATCAGGAATTTATTCAGGTACACGGATGAACATGGAGACCATCCCGAATATTTCGATTCCATACTTAATGGTTATGGATGTCTATCCAGGGGCAACGCCTGAAAAAGTAATGGAGGATGTATCAATTCCGATTGAGAAGGCGGTTGAGGGCCTTGAAGACGTAAAATATGTCTATTCTAATTCATATTCCAATATGTCCAGTATACAAGTGGAGTATGAATATGGCATTGACATGGATGAAGCAAAGCGGGCATTACAGTCTGCATTAGATACGGTTCAGCTGCCGGAAGGGGCACAGGAACCAACGATTACGGCCATCAGCATGAACATGATGCCAATTGCGGCACTAAGTGTCAGCAGTACGAAAGAGGATATTGTTGAGCTAACATCAACAGTCGAAGAAATCCTTCTTCCGAAAATCGAAAAAATTGATGGTGTTGCTTCCGTAACGATTACAGGACAACATATTGAAGAAGTAAATCTTGAGTATAATGAAGCGAAAATGAAGCAATTCGGTTTGACCGAAGATAAAGTGAAGGAAATGATCCAGGCCAGCAATTTAGATGTATCCCTGGGACTTTTTGAATTTGAGGAAAGCGAGCAGGCTGTTGCCGTTGATGGCAAATTCACGACTACTGAACAACTGAAGAACATGCTTATCCCTGTGACTCCTTCAGAGGCAAATCCATCACCTTTTGTGAAGCTGAGTGATATAGCTGAGATTGAACTAGTTGGCAAGGTTCAATCCATTTCCCGTACAAACGGAGACGATGCGATCGCTATACAGATTGTCAAGGAACAGCAAGCAAACACTGTTGATGTTGTAAATGAGGTAAAGGATTTAATAAAAGAAGAACAGGATAAAATTGATGGCCTGTCCATCGATGTATCACTGGACCAGGGGAAGCCAATTGAAGAATCTGTAACAACGATGATTGAAAAAGCGTTATTTGGCGGATTAATCGCAGTCCTGGTTATTCTTCTGTTTTTACGTGATTACAAGTCTACGATTATATCAATTGTATCGATTCCAGTTTCCATATTCATGGCACTGCTGCTGTTGAATTGGATGGAGATTACACTAAATATCATGACACTAGGCGCAATCACTGTTGCCATTGGACGCGTAATAGATGACTCGATTGTAGTAGTGGAGAATATTTATCGACGCCTTCATTTGAAAGAAGAAAAATTAACAGGGCGTGCTCTTGTACGTGAAGCGACAATAGAAATGTTCAAGCCGATCCTGTCTTCAACTCTTGTTACGGTTGCTGTTTTTGCACCGTTGATTTTCGTTGGCGGCATGGTAGGAGAATTGTTCGCTCCATTTGCACTGACCATGACTTTTGCTCTTGGTGCGTCATTGATTGTTGCCATTACGATTGTACCGGCGTTATCACATTTCCTGTTCAAAAAGAAATTATATGGTGAAAAAACAGAGAGCAGCCACAAAGAAGCTGGCAAATTAGCTAACTGGTATAAAGGTGTCTTGAACAAGTCGCTTAACCATAAAATCATCACATCCCTTATTGCCGTGGTTTTATTAGCAGGTAGTCTTGCGCTCACGCCGATAATCGGGTTCAGCTTTATGGGCAGCGAGGAAGAAAAGGTCATGTATTTAACCTATACGCCAGGACCGGGCGAACTTAAGGAAGACACTTTGGCAAATGTTGAAAAAGTGGAAGAAAAGATGCTCAAACGTGGCGATATTGATATCGTTCAAATCTCTGTTACAGAAGAGGCAGATCAAATGTCAGCAATGATGGGAACTGGATCTGGCGGTGCCTTGATGTATCTGATCTTCGACCCCGAAATGGAGAATTTCTCTGAAGTCAGGGAAGAAATCGAAGAGTATGTAATCAATATTGGACAAAGTGGTGAGTGGAAGAGCCAGAATTTCGGCGGTATGTCTATGCCTGAGAATGAAATAAGCTATACATTCTACAGCGAAGACCTGGACAAATTGACGAAAGCTGTAAACCTTGCTGAGAAAGAGATGAAAGATATTAAAGGCTTGGAAGACGTTAGTTCCAGTGCAGAGGAAGCATATGTGGAATACACCTTCAAAGTCGATCAGGACGAATTGCTCCAATATGGCTTAACAGCAGGACAAATCGTCATGATGTTGAATCCCAACAAAGCAAAAGATGTGTTGACAACTGTTGAAAAAGATGGTGAATCACTTGATGTCATCGTTCAGCAGGAACAGGCAAAGCAGCCGGAGTCGATTGACGATATCCTGGATACAGAAGTCCCAACTGCGAGGGGTACGACGATGCCATTGTCAGAACTGGTAACAGTAGAAAAAGGTACCACGATGAATACACTTGCACGCAGTAAAGGACAATACTATGCATCAGTATCAGGAACGGTTGTAGATGATGATATTTCAAAGGCATCTGCTGAGACTCAAAAAGCAATTGATAAGCTAGATATGCCGAAGGGCGTTGAAGTGGGTGTCGCCGGTGTACAGGCAGACATGACGGAAACATTTACACAGCTTGGTGCTGCGATGCTGGCAGCAATTGCGATTGTTTACTTCATACTAGTTGTCACCTTCCGTGAAGGTGTCGCGCCATTCGCGATCCTTTTCTCTCTTCCATTTGCAGTAATCGGTTCATTCGTAGGCCTGCTTATGGCTGATGAAACGATTTCCGTTTCTGTCATGATGGGTCTGTTGATGTTGATTGGTATTGTAGTTACGAATGCCATCGTCCTCGTAGACCGGATCATTCACATGGAACGAGAAGGATTGACTATGCGTGAAGCAGTGCTTGAGGCGGGTGCAACACGTTTACGTCCAATCCTTATGACAGCAATTGCTACTGTCGGTGCACTGATACCGCTGGCAATGGGTACAGGCGGGGGAGGCCTGATTTCAAAAGGTCTTGCCATTACCGTAATCGGGGGATTAACAAGCTCAACTTTGTTAACGCTGATTGTCGTGCCAATTGTTTATGAAGTTCTTTCAAAGATATTCAAGAAGAATCGTCGGGAAATACGAGAGGATTAA
- a CDS encoding DUF3231 family protein translates to MGETNVGLTSTEISNIWSSYLKSSMELRFYQYFYETTHDMEVKTIVEKMVVFSEKSLNDLKDIFLKENLTVPLGFTEKDVRLDVEKVFSDTFILYICHDISMLSLITYPSALPDCTRKDTIDYFQGAIQFTLQLQKEITNLMLQKGIFLKSPQVAMDHTIDMAGEIKYLNGLFGGSRPVNAAEIANLSRILHRARFSKMVLLSFSKLASDKEVKQHFSKGVVALNKVLDTLEDTFNKENIPYSASGDFNFFEVKNSPFSDKLMLFFVNTCLGMFCFIMINQALTSSLRSDIVTKFTVISNLMKKFYGKGLLLTITEKWLEQPPQVFNRKG, encoded by the coding sequence ATGGGGGAAACAAATGTGGGTTTAACCTCAACAGAAATTTCGAATATATGGTCATCATACTTGAAAAGCAGTATGGAATTACGGTTTTATCAATATTTCTATGAGACAACACATGATATGGAAGTGAAAACGATTGTAGAAAAAATGGTCGTTTTTTCTGAGAAAAGCCTGAACGACCTGAAGGATATTTTTTTAAAAGAGAATCTCACGGTACCGCTGGGATTTACAGAAAAGGATGTCAGGCTGGACGTTGAAAAGGTTTTTTCCGATACTTTTATATTATATATTTGCCATGATATTTCCATGCTATCACTTATAACTTATCCAAGCGCTTTGCCGGATTGCACACGGAAGGATACCATAGATTATTTTCAAGGGGCGATTCAATTCACACTCCAATTGCAGAAGGAAATCACTAATTTGATGCTGCAGAAGGGAATCTTCCTGAAATCTCCACAGGTAGCAATGGACCATACCATTGACATGGCAGGTGAAATCAAGTATCTCAATGGCTTATTCGGAGGCTCCAGGCCTGTAAATGCAGCGGAAATCGCAAACCTATCAAGAATCCTCCATCGAGCGCGCTTTTCAAAAATGGTCCTATTATCTTTTAGTAAGCTCGCTAGTGATAAGGAAGTAAAACAACATTTCAGCAAAGGAGTTGTCGCACTCAATAAAGTACTCGATACGCTTGAGGATACTTTTAATAAAGAAAATATCCCTTATTCAGCTTCCGGAGATTTCAACTTCTTTGAAGTGAAGAATTCACCTTTTTCTGATAAACTGATGCTATTTTTCGTGAATACTTGCCTTGGGATGTTTTGCTTCATTATGATTAACCAGGCCTTGACCTCCAGCTTAAGGTCTGATATTGTCACCAAATTCACCGTAATCTCCAACCTGATGAAAAAGTTTTATGGAAAAGGCCTGCTGCTGACCATAACCGAAAAATGGCTCGAACAGCCGCCGCAGGTGTTCAATCGGAAGGGATAA
- the ahpC gene encoding alkyl hydroperoxide reductase subunit C — translation MALIGTQVLPFTANAFHNGEFITVSEENFKGKWSVVVFYPADFTFVCPTELEDMQNQYATLKEMGAEVYSVSTDTHFTHKAWHDHSEAIGKIEYIMIGDPSQKISRNFDVLNEEDGLAERGTFIIDPDGVIQTVEINAGGIGRDASQVVSKLKAAQYVRNNPGEVCPAKWKEGEATLKPSLDLVGKI, via the coding sequence ATGGCATTAATCGGTACTCAAGTTCTACCATTCACAGCAAACGCATTCCACAACGGAGAATTCATCACTGTTTCTGAAGAAAACTTCAAAGGCAAGTGGAGCGTAGTTGTATTCTATCCAGCAGACTTCACATTCGTATGCCCAACTGAGCTTGAAGACATGCAGAACCAATATGCAACACTAAAAGAAATGGGAGCGGAAGTATATTCTGTATCAACTGATACTCACTTCACTCACAAAGCATGGCATGACCACTCAGAAGCAATCGGCAAAATCGAGTACATCATGATTGGGGACCCTTCACAGAAGATTTCTCGCAACTTCGATGTATTGAACGAAGAAGATGGACTTGCAGAGCGCGGAACTTTCATCATCGATCCAGACGGCGTTATCCAGACTGTTGAAATCAATGCAGGCGGAATTGGCCGTGACGCTAGCCAGGTAGTCAGCAAGCTGAAAGCAGCACAATATGTACGCAACAACCCAGGCGAAGTTTGCCCTGCTAAATGGAAAGAAGGCGAAGCAACACTTAAGCCAAGCCTTGATCTTGTAGGAAAGATTTAA
- a CDS encoding ParM/StbA family protein, giving the protein MTKSRIAAVDVGNDSIKAIFGEFDKELNIPNIVARDTEDRPVIGIEELDTKDPLDGIHIRVHSPALKENNAIYRVGSLATKSDNATELDPGSSKSEEDQTLIMLFATLALDAVNEDNAKLFPKSKNVIDANYTLGTGLPLREVKEGKDAGYRSKLVGSVHQVEFLVTPKYQGLKVNIKFDEVKVYPEGFAAYINLVMDNSLKIINKDLIDRRILIQDIGGLSTDIAVIKNRNVDDDKAQGFNLGVSEALEQIREEIRSKHGVELDSRTDVVEIITRKNDRNHIMVKGSRTSVHDITDRILLELAKKQYRLLRNVWAKNSQTEICYFVGGGATVLKEYIKTLNNNLDGYNIEFFEDEKESIWMMANAYYKLIMDFVKKSEKSKTASEPVKS; this is encoded by the coding sequence ATGACGAAATCAAGAATTGCTGCAGTTGATGTTGGTAACGATTCTATTAAAGCTATTTTTGGAGAATTTGATAAAGAACTGAATATCCCGAATATCGTGGCGAGGGACACTGAAGACCGTCCTGTAATCGGAATCGAGGAGCTTGATACGAAAGATCCGCTAGATGGAATCCATATTCGTGTCCACTCCCCTGCCCTGAAAGAAAATAACGCTATCTATCGTGTCGGAAGTCTGGCAACAAAAAGCGATAACGCAACAGAACTGGATCCCGGAAGCAGCAAGTCAGAGGAAGACCAGACATTGATCATGCTCTTCGCTACGCTTGCATTGGATGCAGTCAATGAAGACAATGCTAAGCTTTTCCCGAAAAGCAAGAATGTCATTGATGCGAATTATACGCTCGGTACGGGCCTTCCGCTTCGTGAAGTCAAAGAAGGAAAAGACGCTGGTTACCGCTCCAAGCTGGTCGGATCCGTTCACCAGGTAGAATTCCTTGTAACTCCTAAATACCAGGGACTGAAAGTGAACATCAAATTCGATGAAGTGAAGGTTTATCCTGAAGGTTTCGCGGCTTATATCAATCTAGTAATGGATAATAGCCTGAAAATCATCAACAAGGATTTAATTGATAGAAGAATCTTGATCCAGGATATCGGCGGATTATCAACAGATATCGCTGTCATCAAGAACCGGAATGTCGATGATGACAAGGCACAGGGCTTCAACCTTGGTGTGTCTGAAGCGCTGGAACAAATAAGGGAAGAAATCCGCAGCAAGCATGGCGTGGAGTTAGACAGCCGTACGGATGTTGTGGAGATCATCACGCGCAAGAATGACCGCAACCATATCATGGTCAAGGGAAGCCGTACAAGTGTCCATGACATCACAGATCGCATTCTTCTTGAGCTGGCGAAAAAACAATATCGCCTACTGCGCAATGTTTGGGCGAAGAACTCCCAGACAGAAATTTGCTATTTCGTCGGCGGCGGAGCAACTGTCCTTAAGGAATATATCAAGACATTGAACAATAATTTAGATGGTTATAATATTGAGTTTTTCGAGGATGAAAAAGAGAGCATCTGGATGATGGCCAATGCTTACTATAAGCTCATCATGGATTTTGTTAAGAAATCTGAGAAGAGCAAAACTGCTTCAGAGCCTGTCAAAAGCTAA
- a CDS encoding helix-turn-helix domain-containing protein translates to MSTPLGQELRRLRKERGLRLEDVANGTGITLQYLSMLEKGARKSVSFEIMSDISRFYGVPLDYFAAFLKEDDSEPLTDVEIMLWQAINEKVRDEIYYKKGKSLKDIFSKVLK, encoded by the coding sequence ATGTCCACGCCATTAGGCCAGGAATTAAGGAGATTGAGAAAGGAAAGAGGATTACGTCTTGAAGACGTAGCGAATGGAACAGGGATTACGCTGCAGTACTTAAGCATGCTTGAAAAAGGGGCAAGGAAGTCGGTTTCATTTGAAATCATGTCGGATATTTCAAGGTTCTATGGAGTTCCACTTGATTATTTTGCTGCCTTCCTGAAAGAGGATGATTCAGAGCCTCTTACTGATGTAGAGATTATGCTGTGGCAGGCAATCAATGAAAAAGTCCGTGATGAAATTTACTATAAAAAAGGAAAGTCCTTAAAGGATATCTTTTCAAAAGTATTAAAATAA
- a CDS encoding dicarboxylate/amino acid:cation symporter: MNLWNTYKNSSFILKMTIGFVLGIFAGVLMGAEAEVFTPFGTLLIKLLNLIATPVVFLTVVLAVNQMNPTQLGRTGGKLILYYGATTAAAVLIGLGLALLINPGNSLSLPNTEVEKPATPSISDVIFNIVPDNFFSAFTSGNLMAILFLAIIIGFTISGMRFSHEDKIQQFGAQLQTLSEAANELFFRILKGVLLYAPIGIFSISASTFGTQGWDTLTSLLEFTAVFYLGIIILWVFVYSGTLKLFKIPVKSFFVNTKDAYTTAFFTSSSIASLPVAIESAKKAGISEKMVNFSLPLGAVFNSDGGALRMGASIVFAANVTGANFSVIDFVTIILVGTLLSIGTAGIPAAGLVTLSVVLTMFDLPLEVVALIAGVDAIIGMAGTASNVVGDVVGAAVVDQSEKKAEAAG, from the coding sequence GTGAATCTTTGGAATACATATAAAAATTCATCGTTTATTTTAAAAATGACCATTGGCTTTGTCCTTGGTATTTTCGCTGGTGTTTTAATGGGAGCGGAAGCGGAGGTATTCACACCTTTTGGGACGCTGTTGATCAAGCTTCTTAACTTGATTGCGACACCGGTTGTTTTCCTGACCGTTGTACTGGCAGTCAATCAAATGAATCCCACGCAGCTTGGAAGGACAGGCGGAAAGCTGATTCTATATTATGGGGCGACAACGGCAGCTGCGGTTCTGATTGGTCTGGGGCTTGCCCTTTTGATCAATCCGGGGAATTCCCTGTCACTCCCAAATACAGAGGTGGAAAAGCCCGCGACACCCTCCATATCTGATGTCATCTTCAATATCGTTCCGGATAACTTCTTTTCTGCTTTTACCTCCGGGAACCTAATGGCGATTCTTTTCCTCGCTATTATCATTGGATTTACTATTTCAGGCATGAGGTTTTCGCATGAGGATAAAATCCAGCAATTCGGAGCACAGCTGCAAACTTTATCTGAGGCAGCAAATGAACTGTTCTTCAGGATTTTAAAAGGCGTCCTTCTGTACGCGCCAATTGGTATTTTTTCAATTAGCGCCTCCACTTTTGGAACCCAGGGGTGGGATACATTAACTTCGCTGCTTGAATTTACAGCGGTATTTTATCTGGGGATTATTATTCTCTGGGTTTTTGTCTATAGTGGCACTCTCAAGCTATTCAAGATTCCGGTCAAAAGCTTTTTCGTTAATACGAAGGATGCGTATACCACAGCCTTCTTTACTTCCAGCAGCATCGCTTCCCTGCCGGTGGCGATCGAGAGTGCAAAGAAGGCGGGCATTTCCGAAAAAATGGTGAATTTCAGTTTGCCGCTTGGAGCGGTATTCAACTCCGATGGCGGAGCACTCCGGATGGGTGCATCGATTGTCTTTGCCGCCAATGTCACAGGAGCCAACTTCTCTGTAATCGATTTCGTCACAATCATACTTGTTGGTACACTCCTTTCAATCGGGACAGCAGGCATCCCTGCCGCAGGCCTCGTCACCCTGTCTGTAGTGTTGACGATGTTTGACCTCCCCCTTGAAGTCGTTGCACTGATTGCTGGGGTTGATGCGATTATCGGCATGGCTGGCACCGCATCGAATGTGGTCGGAGACGTAGTAGGAGCAGCAGTCGTTGATCAATCGGAAAAGAAAGCAGAAGCAGCTGGTTAA